Genomic segment of Panicum virgatum strain AP13 chromosome 9N, P.virgatum_v5, whole genome shotgun sequence:
ttgagaaaatttgacaccattagattcgttgcaacttgaagtatttttaggatttttttggaattttttcattttttttgaattcaaatttaaaatttgaatttggacaggtttcataccggaccaaaccggaccggttttaTACCGGactaaaccggaccggttaccgacgatTTGGTGAACCTTGGTTGGGAGCTCTACCTACCTGCCTGCCTGAAAAAGCCGACGCTGCGTTAGTTCCCACAAAAGAAAATGCGGCCGGGCACCGATACAGATGCCAATCGTTCCTGTCAGTTGGGCATCGATACATATCGTTGGCAGAACAATAATGTGCCCGGCCGCTAGAATTTTTGTGGCGAGCTGGGGAGTAGTATATTAAGCAGCCTGATGCTGTTTGTTGGACATGTCACAGTAGCAGGCGGCAGCAGGCATCAAGCTAGGCATCTTGCCCGTCTGAAATGAAGCCATTGTCGTCGGTTCTACTAGTATGTGTGGTGCCCAACATGAACTGTCGCCCGACATTGTCAACACATGATATGGCAAGTTGTGTACACAGATTCGTCAACGAGCACGGTTGTCCGGGCCGCTTAGCATCTGGGAAGGGGCAGCGCACTTGTGAGTTGCGTGTGCGTCCGCGCGAGAGAAACGCTAGCATGCATGCCCTGACCCAAATCCGATCCAATAACCACCTAATGCCTGCTGCTGCCCCTGGCGTACATACTGATGTATGTCGATCATGTTCAGTATGCAAAATATTAAACTTGGGCCATGTAATTTCCCATCCCATGGCAGACCACTATTTTTCCTGGGCCTTTGGAACAGAACAAGTAGAGCACTCCACACATCCTTTCTGGCCATGGTATGAGTTTCTTCCTCTTTCTCGTCTCTTACAGCTGCTACAGTGCGAGCGGCGACCAGGGGCGATTTCGAGTCTCCCCGTCGATTCGCCGTCGCCCTTGTCTCTggcgccctcgccggcgtcggagGTCGAGGGGGTTGGTTGAATCGACGGAGGATTTGTATATACCCGTACTTATTAGGCTTTGGTTAATTAAGTTAGGGTTCTTCTCGCCCTCATGTTCACTGTCGTCTTCGGCGGCGCTGTCCTCTGTGGCGGCGGCTCGGTGGCCGTGCTCGGCCCAGGCGTCACCCGCTCCTGGCTTGAAGCCGCGTTCGTCCGTGGTGCACAGGTGCTATGCGACGGATGGGGCCGGGTGGCTGTTGTGGCTGGGACGGCGGCGTGCTCGTCCTGGGCGGTGAGGCAAGGGTTCTTCTTCCTGGGCTCCGTCTCCAGCGGGCGACGTCGTGGGCGTGCGGAGGACGACTCCGGCATCTACGGCGGCTTCCCCGACTTCGCTGGCGGCGACGGCACCAGTAAAGACTTCGGGCTCGCCGGATTTGGAGTTCTGGTACCTCTGGATCTGGTTGAGTCCGCCTTTTGTCCCTTCCTTTTCTTCGCCGGTAGTTTCTTCGATGCTTTTGCCAGTGTTGTTTTCACCGGATTTCTGTACCTCCAAGGAGTCTTCTTTTGGAGGTTTGTATCTACCGACTCGATGAAACCGGGTTGGTTTCTGCCTACCACCTGCTTTGGTGCTTCAGCTCCCCTGCTGGGTGTTTCGTCGGCCGGCGTGCTGCGAATTCTGGCAGCCACTGGGGTGTTTGATTTCTCAAAGGCTGGCGATGCGATGGCCAATACCACTGGCCATCTTTGGAAGCCGGGGCGTTCAGTGCCAAGAAAGCATGTCGTGGATGTGCTATTCAAGACAGCGATTAAAAGTTACCATGGATTCCGGTCGTCGTGGCGAGGAACACCGGGAGATGGTTACAAGGACCTGAatgtatttttaatttttatcaaGGATGTCTTTGTATGAGCTGTAATCACCAAATCCTTAAATGAAATACTATCCcggtttttctcaaaaaaaaaattacgtaGTCATCACGACTTTTTTTTACGGGTCGTTACTCCATGTTGTGATATTATGAGCTTATTACCAAGCTGCAATAGTTCTGGAAAATCGAAATAGGTAACTAACAAAAGGTAATGAGATCCTACTTTCTTCTACCCACAAAATTAAGGGAACATATTGACGATGCGGTCACTTGTCAGCAAAATTACCTCCTCCCCCAGCATACAAGGAAGAAAATCAATTTGTACCATAATTTCGCAGAAAAAACAATTGGTAACAAAATATACataggaaaagaaaaatgagagAAAACAGGGAGGAGTGGGGGTAGTTCGTCCAATCCCAAGGCGCTGCGCGCGGGTCTCCCGCTCCAGAAAACCCCATACACTACTCCTCCAGGTCGCTCACATGACACAAAGGTCCCACCTTTCCGTGGACCCCAGACGCCATGTCCGGGGCGAGAACGGGGCCACGTGCGCCTAGCGCGGCGCGTCGTTTTCCCGTCCGCAACGGCTACTAAAGCCTCCTGCAGTGACCTAAAAGATGGGTTGGGTCGGCAGGCGACTGACACTCCCCcgttgggctcgcgcggcgccgacttccccacctcctcccctctcGCCCACGAGCACAGCACGCGCCGCGCGGTGGtggtttctctctctctctctcctgcgaCCAAATCTGCAGCGCGAGGGAGGGGGAGCCACGCACACTGAGGGCGGCCCTGCTCCTGCTCTGGTACCCGTCTGCGGGCGCTCGGTGGTCTCCCCAGCGATCCCGCAGCCATGAACATCTTCAAGAAGAAGGTCGACCCCAAAGGTGCGCTTAATCGCCCTTGGATTCCCTTGCCCCGGCCTCGCGGGGGTGGGGGTTCTAGCGTGATGTTCGCCGAATTTGGGGGATTTTACCCGTCGATTTGGCGCGATCTGCTGTTGAGCTTCGGTGATTCGGGCCGCAAGTGGTCGTTCCTGCAGTTCGGAGGCGAGGCCTTCGATGGATTTCCGGcggaaggagggagggagggtttTTGTTCAGTGATTTGGGTAGCCTCGTGGGGGTTAGGGTTTTAGGGCGGGCGGGTGGCTCGTGCATTTTTGCGGGGGAGGGAGGAACCAAGGGTTCGTGTTAGGGGGGCGTTGTGGAGGTTCTTCTCCCAAAATTCGTGGCGGGGAATGCGGATCACAAGCTTGGCCCGCTGAACTTACTGCTGCTgatgtgatgtttatttgtcGCTTGCAGAGGCTCTCAGGACCAGCAAACGTGAAATGGCGGTCGCCACACGGGGTGAGAACAATTTTCCCTCTCTATATATACTTTCGAATCAAGGGGTTGAAAGGTTTTTGCGAATTGTTATGGCACATTTGCCACACGCCCTGTGTTTTACTGAATCAGACACATTTGCACAATTACACGAATTTGGGACATAGGTGGGCATTTCATAACTAGTTACAGACTTGCACAAATTTGATTCAGCTATCCTGTCATTCAGTTTCAAATAGAATGGAGCTTAGGCAGCAGCTGTTTAGTTTGTATTGCTCTCCACTGATGCTAAAAGATCAGCAGTTGTTGCCACATTGGCTATTCGTCCTGTGTTATATTGGATCAGAACGGTACAAGTTCACGAATTTGGGACATTGGTGGATATTTTGATGCTTTCTCTTGTTTTAAGTTCACAAATTAGATTGCACAGCTGTTTAAGTTTCAAATTAGGTTACAGAATTCACAATACTGTTGGCAATGTGCCAATTATTCTGACAGTGATTCTCTATTTACATATTTTAGGAGTTGAGCGAGAGATTGGCTCCCTGCAAATGGAGGTATGCGGTACACTGTTCTGAAACATATAAATATAACTAGTACAATTTGAGCAGAGGGATGAGTATTGTTGTATTAAATTTGCCATTGTCTGTTAACTTCAAGATGCAATTTTTACTACTCAGTGCTGTGTTCTTAGAATGAGTCTTGCTGGTAGGTCCGATTGTTTGACACAATATAATGACTCCCGCCTACCAAGCTCTAGCCACAATCTAGAAGCAGAAGCCCGACTTCCTTGTGTCCTTATGCTAGCCTCCTCATGAGCTGAGAGTGCAAAAACAAATGTCTTCGGTCTAGAGGAGTGTGAATGTGTTATACAGTGTAGCTGTCTTGGGCATCTGTTTGTTATTAGTTAATTTCAACTTCCCCTAATATAGGAATTTTTTTATCAGTTTGGATGATACAATGGTAGGATATTTGTTCGTTGTCAATTCAGGCCCAGCAAAAGGCCCAACTATCTATGTGCAAATTAAATTGACCGGTTGGTGATGTCATAATGGTAATCATGGAGAAGAAGCTGGTTGCAGAGATAAAGAAGACTGCCAAGACTGGAAATGAGGTGAGTCTGAAGTTGTGGGAAATCTTTGGACCCCTATTTTCTTCATCCTATGTTCTGACAATAGATGATCTGGATTTCTCAAGGCGGCAACCAAAATATTAGCTCGGCAACTTGTCAGGCTCAGGCAACAGATCCTCAATTTGCAAGGCTCACGGGCACAGATTCGTGGAGTAGCTACTCACACACAGGCATGGCTACCTTATGATTATTTTTCTTTAGAAAAAAGCTGTTCTGCTTGTGGACAAGACTAACTTGAGATTAACATATCCATTCTTTATTCAGGCAATGTATGCAGGTACCTCAATCTCTGCTGGAATGAAAGGTGCAAGCAAAGCGATGGCAGCAATGAATAAGGTATGATGAAAGACAGCCATGTTAGCTGTTGTCCAGTATCATCCTCTTAAGAAAATCTGCTTGTGAACAATTGCTAGACTATCTTCTAAGTGAACTTCACTGCACATTTCAGCAAATGGAGCCGGCGAAACAGATAAAGGTCATGAAAGAATTCCAGAAGCAATCAACTCAGTTGGACATGACGGTATTAACATTGACACTATGCTGGCTTGTTTATTTTACTTCAAAGTTCAAAGCTGGAAGTCTTATGTCATATAATTCATGCTCAGTCTACTTATTTGCTATACGTATGGATGAATTAGAGCACTGCAAAAGCATTGTAAAACATATCCAATTCTATGTATGTGGTTTTGGTCCTGCATTCTGACCGATATGTCTCGTCACGTTTGCAAGCTCGTGACCACTGATGTAAAACAGTTAGCTGTTCACAAGCTAGCAGAACCTCTTTGCATCCTAAAAGTATTTCCTTCTTCATGTCATTTACATTATTGGAACTTGCTAGTGTGCTAAACTAATATAAAATATGATAGCAAGTGGTTAATCTTTTCTCAGAGGTAACTGAGTTCTGAATGCTATATCAGATGTTTGGTCCGGCATGTTTAAAGAATGTTTGTAGGCTTATAGCTGTCTCGCATTGAAATGACTGTTTCCATGCAGCTTGAAATGATGTCCGATGCCATTGATGAAACACTCGACAAAGATGAGGCGGAAGAGGAAACAGAAGAGCTTACAAACCAGGTAACCCAAAGTTTTCAGATACCAGCTTGTCAGGAATTCTGCTTTGATTTCCACTACACCATGGAATTCATCCATTGTATACTGGCTCACCTTGTCATCCACCCTCTGTCGGGTATGCAGGTCCTTGACGAGATCGGTGTCGATGTGGCTTCTCAGGTATGCTTTCTTTCAATACATGGGTTGCAGATACTGAGTGTCTTAATTCTGACCCTACTGTTTCCAATACTTTCGTGAAAATGCAGCTTTCTTCGGCTCCTAAAGGTCGCATCGGAGCAACTAACAAGAAAGTTGACAACAGCCAAGCACGGTATGCAAATGAAGTTACAACTGACAACACCATACTGTTCAAAATCTGGCCTTGCGTGCTAACCCCTTTCCCATTTAACCTTCCTAAACTAATTGTCGTACTGCAGAAATGCTGCGGCTCCTGCAAGAAACGTGGCGGCACCGCCAGAATCCTCTGCAGAAGTTGACGATCTGGAGCGGCGATTGGCGTCTCTCCGCCGCATCTGAGCCCGGAGCTGCTGAAGGAAGAACTTGTAATAGTAGCCGTTCATCTATATTTGTAAAGTTGTTTAGCGATGACATGATAATGATTGCCTGCTATGTTGTAGGGAAATATCAAACTGCACATGATGCGATTGAACCTACCTAGTCTCCTGTCTTTATGAGTCTGCGCACTGAACCTACCTAGGTGTGTGCCGACCACCGGACTGCCGCCGTAGTCGATTATTTGGGTCAGCAAGTTCGGTTTGTCTCACACGGGGGCCAGAAGAGTGCATAGCATAgcattttatcaaaaaaaaaaaatgaagaagaagaagagatcatAGCATAAGTTTCCATTAGGGAGGCCAACAGCAGCGACAGTTTTTGTTCTTATGAGCACCAGAGCTCAGCACCGGAGCAACTGCCAACTACCATGGTTGACAAAGCAGCTGAGCAAGCCACCAACAGGGCCTTCCATGAGTGCAAGGTGCTCGACGGCTCCATGTCGTTGCTTGAATTTGTAAGTGTTCGTGTTCGAAGGGGGAAAAAAGAACTTCAAGCCCTCTCATCACCTGGAACAGCCGAAAAGCTCTGACTAGCTGACCTGACACATACCTGTTACACCTAAACTAGaaataaaaatacaaataaCCAAAGCTTGTGCTGCGTAACAAAAAGCTGGATTGCATGAGATATTGAGATGGTTTTCGCAGCACTAACACAGTTTTCAACTTCTTATATAATATTATGTAACAATAAGACGCATTCTCTTTTGTCCGAGAAATGAACCATGGCTGCATAGTACGGTACGGGTCAATTGGTCATCGGAAATCTGCTAAAAAGGGAATGAACTACAAGGCAAAACCAAATGACCCCTGCCCTCCACAGAGCTCCTGCCTGAATCATAGTAAGAATGACACCAAAGCTTAACTTTCGTAGCTCGCCCCAAATTGCTAAACAGTTGATAGATGTGCAAATAGAaattagcttaattaatttGAAAAATCAGTTCCTTCGTCATACACTATAAT
This window contains:
- the LOC120691014 gene encoding vacuolar protein sorting-associated protein 2 homolog 2-like; this encodes MNIFKKKVDPKEALRTSKREMAVATRGVEREIGSLQMEEKKLVAEIKKTAKTGNEAATKILARQLVRLRQQILNLQGSRAQIRGVATHTQAMYAGTSISAGMKGASKAMAAMNKQMEPAKQIKVMKEFQKQSTQLDMTLEMMSDAIDETLDKDEAEEETEELTNQVLDEIGVDVASQLSSAPKGRIGATNKKVDNSQARNAAAPARNVAAPPESSAEVDDLERRLASLRRI